A genomic window from Catalinimonas alkaloidigena includes:
- a CDS encoding T9SS type A sorting domain-containing protein, with translation MYKLLPVILLALTIARPIVAQSRVQPLPPNGERSAASTLALLPESPHAKPILQKLQHPQETRRTPQRTQPTLPHTHSRPTHALAAAARTDSALTYSFYSSTDSVLSSKEIFAYDARGYLILDEFYNWDPYSEVWVAYYKYEYDYDDWGRLTLDAYYTGSGYDDQWIGYTRYEYTYTALGQTATETYSYWDGTAWAPNYRYDYTYNDAGQLTLLEYSFWDSYDSEWLDYAYYRWEYTTNALGQDTLETIYYSDYYSETPYSQYAYAYNDRGLVSVMTYASWDYFAGWMPQSKEEYAYNEAGALTLIVASLFDTMTSKWYYYYKDEITYDAWGYLTSWADYSWYTTTGEWIGQWKYEWVNAPTGQLLVQTFYYGWDYATTSFVPYSREVYTYQADGQIASYMVYAALSTDTPTTAHLPASPSSPVLRATSAADYQWVEQERYEYLYNPLGNLLYINYYYWDGYQWFLYSRTRYYYGTPTAAPSLLAADTWRLYPNPTRGQVSLTLPTGTHEARVRLFTLTGMLMQETTLQAHESQLLLHTVPAGIYLLELQTPQGRATRKLVVE, from the coding sequence ATGTACAAACTTTTACCCGTGATCTTGCTGGCCTTGACCATCGCCCGCCCGATCGTCGCACAATCGCGTGTTCAGCCGCTCCCTCCTAACGGCGAACGTTCTGCCGCTTCTACCCTGGCGCTGCTCCCGGAATCGCCGCACGCCAAACCCATCTTACAAAAACTACAGCATCCGCAGGAGACGCGACGTACCCCCCAGCGTACCCAACCGACGCTCCCGCACACACACAGTCGCCCGACCCACGCCCTGGCGGCCGCCGCCCGCACCGACAGTGCCCTGACTTATTCGTTCTACAGTTCGACCGACAGCGTTCTTTCGTCCAAAGAAATCTTCGCCTACGATGCGCGGGGCTACCTGATTCTGGATGAATTCTACAATTGGGACCCGTATTCGGAGGTATGGGTGGCTTACTACAAATATGAGTACGACTACGACGACTGGGGGCGCTTAACGCTGGATGCCTACTACACCGGAAGCGGCTACGATGACCAGTGGATCGGCTATACCCGGTACGAGTACACCTACACGGCACTGGGGCAAACCGCTACCGAAACCTACTCCTACTGGGACGGCACCGCGTGGGCTCCCAACTATCGGTACGACTACACTTACAACGACGCCGGCCAGTTGACCCTACTAGAGTACAGCTTTTGGGACAGCTACGACAGCGAATGGCTGGACTATGCCTACTACCGATGGGAATACACCACCAACGCGTTGGGGCAGGATACGCTGGAGACCATCTACTACAGTGACTACTACAGCGAGACGCCCTACAGTCAGTACGCATACGCATACAACGACCGGGGGCTGGTCAGCGTAATGACCTACGCTTCCTGGGACTATTTCGCGGGGTGGATGCCACAAAGCAAAGAGGAGTATGCGTACAACGAGGCAGGTGCTCTGACGCTGATCGTGGCTTCGCTGTTCGACACCATGACGTCCAAGTGGTATTACTACTACAAAGATGAAATCACCTACGATGCCTGGGGGTACCTGACCTCCTGGGCGGATTACTCGTGGTACACCACCACCGGCGAGTGGATCGGGCAATGGAAGTACGAGTGGGTTAACGCGCCGACCGGGCAACTGCTGGTGCAGACCTTTTATTACGGCTGGGATTATGCGACGACTTCTTTTGTGCCCTACAGCCGCGAGGTGTATACTTACCAGGCCGACGGACAGATTGCTAGTTATATGGTCTACGCAGCCCTCAGCACCGATACCCCCACGACTGCGCACCTCCCGGCGTCTCCCTCCTCGCCGGTGCTGCGCGCCACGAGCGCTGCAGATTACCAGTGGGTCGAACAAGAGCGGTACGAATACCTGTACAACCCTCTGGGCAACCTCCTCTACATCAATTACTATTACTGGGACGGCTACCAGTGGTTTCTGTACAGCCGGACCCGTTACTACTACGGTACCCCCACGGCCGCCCCGTCCCTGCTGGCTGCCGACACCTGGCGGCTTTACCCCAACCCGACGCGCGGGCAGGTTTCTCTCACGTTGCCGACCGGCACACACGAGGCCCGGGTCCGGCTCTTTACGCTTACCGGCATGCTGATGCAGGAAACCACGTTGCAGGCGCACGAAAGTCAGCTGCTTCTGCACACCGTACCGGCGGGGATTTACCTCCTCGAGTTACAAACACCGCAAGGC
- a CDS encoding T9SS type A sorting domain-containing protein has protein sequence MKHIILTAIFLAPSLVKAQPFNQTQTIQKSLLRETHPLSWNNEHFPSALQTTSAPNIPHPLASTASQLDSIVTYLFSSAVDSISTQKNVYTYTPLRNQTTITNYQWDEALHRWQRNHKNEYAYDAAGNRTLYAYSLWDAATEQWKGERKYENTYSAQGEGLSDAYYTWSDTHQQWKGEIKNEYSYDEKGNMVSGIFSRWDEATNKWLLTTKGENTYDESGYLLLSTSHQWNQETQVWEFSSQDKKEYNFDEYDVLTATLTYTWNVEKKTWEKNQKEEYTHHENGNLLATTQYFWDNAHEYWQHYAKVEHTYDASGHHTSKKTYQWDELNLWQPKTKQEFSYDASNQLLLSAFYSFDQSTQQWTGIYRYDATYDVHGNVSTSYNYYQWNTENQKWIGSFGQGFTYDDDGTQRLSAVFLWDQSSETWKQDRKYQYSLDDSGNLSVTSQHVWNETANAWTLDTKTYYYYSDQVTSSSSLLAADTWQAYPNPARDVLTISLPDGIRQAQVRLFSLTGKLMQTEAFSGQQHRLALRNLAAGIYLLELQTPQGRATRKVVVE, from the coding sequence ATGAAACATATTATCCTCACCGCTATTTTTTTAGCTCCCTCATTAGTAAAAGCTCAACCCTTCAACCAGACTCAGACCATTCAGAAATCTCTTTTACGAGAGACACACCCATTGTCCTGGAACAATGAGCATTTTCCTTCTGCTTTACAGACTACTTCTGCGCCAAACATACCTCATCCTCTAGCATCAACAGCATCTCAGCTTGATAGCATTGTCACTTATCTCTTCTCTTCTGCTGTAGACTCGATCTCTACTCAGAAGAATGTATACACGTATACGCCTCTGAGAAATCAAACCACGATTACCAATTACCAATGGGACGAAGCGCTTCATCGCTGGCAACGCAATCATAAAAACGAATATGCATACGATGCAGCGGGCAATCGAACCTTATATGCTTATTCTCTGTGGGATGCGGCTACTGAGCAATGGAAGGGAGAGCGTAAGTATGAAAACACGTATAGTGCACAAGGCGAAGGACTATCAGATGCTTATTACACCTGGAGTGATACCCATCAGCAATGGAAGGGAGAAATTAAGAACGAATACAGCTACGATGAGAAGGGAAATATGGTATCAGGAATTTTTTCCAGATGGGACGAAGCAACGAACAAGTGGCTACTGACCACCAAAGGTGAGAATACATATGACGAATCCGGGTATCTTCTTCTTAGCACTTCTCATCAATGGAATCAGGAAACCCAAGTGTGGGAATTCTCTTCTCAAGACAAAAAAGAATATAACTTCGATGAATACGATGTGCTTACCGCTACTTTGACCTACACCTGGAATGTAGAAAAAAAGACATGGGAAAAGAACCAGAAAGAAGAATATACGCACCATGAAAATGGTAATCTACTTGCCACAACTCAATACTTTTGGGATAACGCTCATGAATATTGGCAGCACTATGCCAAGGTTGAACATACGTACGACGCATCAGGTCATCATACATCAAAGAAGACTTATCAGTGGGATGAACTGAATCTATGGCAACCCAAAACAAAACAAGAGTTCTCGTACGATGCCTCGAATCAGCTTTTGTTATCTGCGTTTTACTCTTTCGATCAATCTACCCAGCAGTGGACGGGTATTTATCGCTACGACGCTACGTACGATGTCCATGGTAACGTAAGCACTTCTTACAACTACTACCAGTGGAATACAGAGAACCAGAAATGGATAGGAAGTTTCGGTCAAGGCTTTACTTATGATGACGACGGCACACAAAGATTGAGCGCCGTTTTCCTCTGGGATCAGTCATCAGAGACGTGGAAGCAAGATAGAAAGTATCAATACAGTCTGGACGATTCGGGAAATTTGTCCGTAACCTCTCAGCATGTATGGAATGAAACCGCCAATGCCTGGACCCTCGACACCAAAACCTACTACTACTATTCCGATCAAGTCACCTCCTCTTCTTCTCTTCTCGCCGCTGACACCTGGCAAGCGTACCCCAACCCCGCCCGTGATGTGCTGACGATCTCGCTACCCGACGGTATCCGGCAGGCACAGGTACGCCTCTTCTCGCTGACCGGGAAACTGATGCAGACCGAGGCGTTTTCCGGGCAGCAGCACCGGCTAGCGCTCCGTAACCTGGCAGCGGGTATTTACCTGCTCGAGTTGCAAACGCCGCAGGGACGGGCCACGCGGAAAGTGGTGGTGGAATAA
- a CDS encoding DUF3836 domain-containing protein: protein MKFYALVVLSLLAGLATAQPLPEAARPTNSWHKAERNPSSFPESLSMVPQIQATSDTEPDSTVIFRFSSLYDSVPLSKSVSTHDQVNRRDTSITYYWQNQQWVLGTRFLHFYNEANRPLLDASYNWNASTREWEGVYKYEDAYDASGRKILSAYYEGDEHTKAWRGISKVTYEYADAQRQRIQIDYQWSLFTQMWIPDRKCEYTFDETGTHETLVYFLWKESTEQWVINRKTENKYTTTGDLTLSTSYDWHKVETQWQPDLESEYTYDELGVLLSETRFRWNSTTVQWDILFKSEYDYGPNGNLTLISYKWDAQQQQWLASQKRVDEFTDSGLPLLYALYEWKNGEWTGLSKTEYTYDLESNLTSFADFQWDESTNLWKGSRMVEYAYDEAHRLISQSWYNWDLSNQQWKGQSKKKTVYNALGTRILVEYYLWNETANAWTLDTKTYYYYSDQVTSSSSLLAADTWQAYPNPARDVLTISLPDGIRQAQVRLFSLTGKLMQTEAFSGQQHRLALRNLAAGIYLLELQTPQGRATRKVLVE from the coding sequence ATGAAATTTTATGCACTAGTTGTTTTGTCGCTTCTAGCCGGATTAGCTACGGCTCAACCACTACCAGAAGCCGCTCGACCTACGAATTCATGGCACAAAGCAGAACGTAACCCCTCGTCGTTTCCGGAGTCTCTTTCAATGGTGCCACAAATACAGGCCACTTCTGATACCGAACCCGATAGCACTGTTATCTTTCGATTTTCATCACTGTACGATTCTGTTCCCCTTAGCAAAAGTGTCAGTACACACGATCAGGTAAATCGGCGCGATACTTCCATTACTTACTATTGGCAGAACCAGCAATGGGTGTTAGGAACAAGATTCCTGCATTTTTACAACGAAGCGAACCGTCCGCTTCTGGATGCCAGCTACAATTGGAACGCTTCTACGAGGGAGTGGGAAGGGGTATACAAATACGAAGATGCTTATGATGCGTCGGGCAGAAAAATATTGTCAGCTTACTATGAGGGCGACGAACATACCAAGGCATGGCGAGGTATTTCAAAGGTTACTTATGAATATGCTGACGCCCAGAGACAGCGGATTCAAATTGATTATCAATGGTCTTTGTTCACACAAATGTGGATACCCGATCGAAAATGTGAGTATACCTTTGACGAAACCGGCACGCATGAGACGCTTGTCTACTTCTTATGGAAAGAATCAACGGAGCAGTGGGTGATTAATCGTAAAACTGAAAACAAGTACACGACTACAGGTGACCTCACCCTGAGCACCTCGTATGACTGGCATAAAGTGGAGACTCAGTGGCAACCAGATCTCGAGTCTGAATATACCTACGATGAATTAGGTGTATTGCTGTCAGAGACGCGTTTCAGGTGGAACTCCACAACTGTTCAATGGGACATACTTTTCAAAAGTGAATACGACTACGGTCCGAATGGGAATCTCACTTTGATTTCTTACAAATGGGATGCGCAACAGCAACAATGGCTAGCCTCTCAAAAACGTGTAGATGAGTTTACCGACTCCGGTTTACCTCTTTTGTACGCATTATACGAATGGAAAAATGGGGAATGGACAGGCTTGAGCAAAACCGAGTATACATACGATCTGGAGAGCAATTTAACTTCCTTTGCCGATTTTCAATGGGATGAATCCACGAATCTGTGGAAAGGTTCACGCATGGTAGAGTATGCCTATGACGAGGCGCATCGACTAATCTCGCAATCCTGGTACAACTGGGATCTGAGCAACCAACAATGGAAAGGACAAAGCAAGAAAAAGACCGTATACAATGCGCTTGGTACCAGAATCCTTGTGGAGTATTACCTTTGGAATGAAACCGCCAATGCCTGGACCCTCGACACCAAAACCTACTATTACTATTCCGACCAAGTCACCTCCTCTTCTTCTCTTCTCGCCGCTGACACCTGGCAAGCGTACCCCAACCCCGCCCGTGATGTGCTGACGATCTCGCTACCCGACGGTATCCGGCAGGCACAGGTACGCCTCTTCTCGCTGACCGGGAAACTGATGCAGACCGAGGCGTTTTCCGGGCAGCAGCACCGGCTAGCGCTCCGTAACCTGGCAGCGGGTATTTATCTGCTCGAGCTGCAAACGCCACAGGGACGGGCCACGCGGAAAGTGCTGGTGGAATAG
- a CDS encoding L-serine ammonia-lyase: MARLSIFDLYKIGIGPSSSHTLGPWKAAARFAAMLADQSVTSLSVALFGSLSKTGVGHGTDVAVMMGLEGHDPETFPPDQIFTTIARIKQEKQLLVNGTPVAFDPAQALVFQSHALPFHPNGLTFTATLAHGTTVEETYYSVGGGFITQEHDAETPDETDVTLPFPIDSGQDLIAHTDRQGGTIAEVVYQNELAFHDATYVRQRMLKIWDTMVACMLRGCRQEGILPGGLRVKRRARLLCSQLLQGPIPETPPAWIDAVRQTGTAFSNVNQWLSCFALAVNEENASFGRVVTSPTNGAAGVVPAVLMYYRCFCDFRGDDDIVRFLLTSGQIGCIFKNNATISAAVGGCQAEIGVSSAMAAGGLTALLGGSPQQVLMAAEIAMEHHLGLTCDPAGGLVQIPCIERNTMGAIKAITASHLALSGDPTHAVVSFDVIVKTMWDTAQDMHTKYKETSEGGLSINIPVAMPEC, translated from the coding sequence ATGGCACGGCTCAGCATCTTCGACCTGTACAAAATCGGCATTGGCCCTTCCAGCTCACATACGCTGGGGCCCTGGAAAGCCGCGGCGCGTTTTGCGGCCATGCTGGCCGACCAGTCGGTTACGTCGCTGTCCGTAGCGTTGTTCGGTTCCCTTTCCAAAACCGGCGTCGGCCACGGCACCGACGTGGCGGTGATGATGGGCCTGGAAGGCCATGATCCGGAAACCTTTCCGCCCGACCAGATTTTCACGACGATTGCCCGCATCAAACAGGAAAAACAGCTTCTGGTTAACGGTACGCCCGTCGCCTTCGATCCGGCGCAGGCCCTCGTGTTCCAGTCACATGCCCTGCCCTTTCACCCCAACGGGCTGACGTTTACAGCGACGCTGGCGCACGGCACTACGGTCGAGGAAACCTATTATTCGGTAGGAGGCGGATTCATCACTCAGGAGCACGACGCGGAAACACCAGACGAAACCGACGTCACGCTGCCGTTCCCCATCGATTCGGGGCAGGACCTGATTGCGCACACCGACCGCCAGGGCGGCACCATCGCCGAGGTGGTGTACCAAAATGAGCTGGCGTTTCACGACGCCACGTACGTGCGACAACGCATGCTCAAGATCTGGGATACGATGGTGGCCTGCATGTTACGGGGTTGCCGGCAAGAGGGCATTTTGCCCGGCGGGCTGCGCGTAAAACGCCGGGCGCGCCTGCTGTGCAGCCAGTTGCTGCAGGGTCCGATTCCCGAGACCCCTCCTGCCTGGATCGACGCCGTCCGACAGACCGGCACCGCTTTCAGTAACGTTAACCAATGGCTCAGTTGCTTTGCGCTGGCCGTCAACGAAGAGAACGCCTCGTTCGGGCGGGTGGTGACCTCCCCAACCAACGGCGCGGCGGGCGTCGTGCCGGCGGTGCTGATGTACTACCGCTGCTTCTGTGATTTTCGGGGGGACGACGACATCGTACGTTTCCTACTGACGTCGGGACAGATCGGCTGCATCTTCAAAAACAATGCGACCATCTCGGCGGCGGTGGGCGGCTGCCAGGCCGAAATCGGGGTCTCGTCTGCAATGGCCGCCGGGGGCCTCACCGCCCTATTAGGCGGTAGTCCGCAACAGGTGCTGATGGCCGCCGAAATCGCCATGGAGCATCACCTGGGCCTGACCTGCGACCCGGCAGGCGGGCTGGTTCAGATTCCCTGCATCGAGCGCAACACGATGGGTGCCATCAAGGCCATTACGGCCAGCCACCTCGCGCTGTCCGGCGATCCCACCCACGCCGTCGTCTCCTTCGACGTGATCGTCAAAACCATGTGGGACACTGCGCAGGACATGCACACCAAGTACAAAGAAACCTCCGAAGGCGGCCTGTCGATCAACATCCCGGTCGCCATGCCGGAGTGTTGA
- a CDS encoding porin family protein, whose protein sequence is MKILPTLAVLLSCSFPALAQQGLHVGLVSSYNTTWVLDQQMFDSPEFEVVPSYAFAPVGLSVGYHFSDEVGLFGQAILTNIRQTFDVEELDVAIGERTTELQYLNVPILFRFSSSPDRTVGFNFYIGPQFSFLLRGEERFTFDGGTNSPFLTYEATYASTDNDDKYQFNTFDFGGVIAFGAFFNLTEDLYLTLDIRANGNVLEMREKAWVEAEESLYKNLTSGYRGDMSKRHVVWGGVEAGLHYVFSSAW, encoded by the coding sequence ATGAAAATACTACCCACCCTAGCCGTACTTTTGAGTTGTTCTTTCCCCGCCCTGGCACAGCAAGGTCTTCACGTAGGCTTGGTCAGCAGTTACAACACCACCTGGGTGCTCGACCAGCAGATGTTCGATTCACCGGAATTTGAGGTGGTGCCTTCTTACGCCTTTGCGCCGGTGGGGCTGTCGGTCGGGTACCATTTTTCCGACGAGGTGGGGCTGTTTGGGCAGGCCATTCTGACTAACATCCGCCAGACCTTCGACGTGGAAGAGCTGGACGTAGCCATCGGTGAGCGCACCACCGAGCTCCAGTACCTGAATGTCCCGATTCTGTTTCGCTTTTCTTCCTCGCCCGACCGCACGGTGGGGTTTAACTTTTACATCGGTCCGCAATTTTCGTTTCTCCTCCGCGGCGAAGAGCGCTTCACGTTCGACGGCGGCACCAACTCGCCCTTCCTGACCTACGAAGCAACCTACGCCTCCACCGATAACGACGACAAGTACCAGTTCAACACGTTCGATTTCGGGGGGGTGATTGCCTTCGGCGCTTTCTTCAACCTCACGGAAGACCTGTACCTTACCCTGGACATCCGGGCCAACGGCAACGTGCTGGAAATGCGCGAGAAGGCGTGGGTCGAGGCGGAAGAATCGCTCTATAAAAACCTGACCAGCGGCTACCGGGGCGACATGAGCAAACGGCATGTGGTCTGGGGCGGCGTTGAGGCGGGACTGCACTACGTCTTTTCCAGCGCCTGGTGA
- a CDS encoding FdhF/YdeP family oxidoreductase, with translation MSTSSADQHAKVILTHRTKVASGIPAILNSAKHVYGEVGVVEGTKLMTQINQFDGFDCPGCAWPDPDDHRSVVEFCENGAKAVAEEATTTRVDPAFFRHHSVAELATWSDYEIGKSGRITEPMVLREGATHYESIAWADAFRLMAEHLNRLASPDEAIFYTSGRTSNEAAFLYQLFVRQFGTNNLPDCSNMCHESTSFGLAETVGIGKGSVKLEDFYEAEVIMIMGQNPGTNHPRMLTALQIAKRNGCRIIAVNPLPETGLLAFKHPQHPWESLGPGTTLTDIFLQVRVNGDVALLKALMKLLLVREAAAPGTVLDHAFIREKTQGYDALVADLDRYDLDALIAQTSIPREKIEEAADLLAHRQKIIICWAMGVTQHRNGVDNVREIVNLLLMKGSIGKPGAGTCPVRGHSNVQGDRTVGIWEKLKPEFGQKLKEVFGFDPPAENGYDVVNSIQAMAEGKAKFFMGMGGNFLSATPDTDYTARALEQCDMTVHVSTKLNRSHLVHGKTALILPCLGRTERDRQASGKQFLTVENSTGVVHQTQGGKDPISEHLLSEPKIVAELAKATLGARTTVDWDAMTVNYDRIRDAIEQTVPGFDDYNRRVRQPGGFYLPNGAREQEFKTTSGKALFTINALAEHHLQADEFLMMTIRSHDQYNTTIYGLHDRYRGIHYDRRVVLMHEDDMTELGLQKEDRIDLFSHYDGVERAARSFLVVPYPIPRRCVATYFPEANVLVPHTRSARHSNQPVSKSVVITLQPSSEKAEA, from the coding sequence ATGTCGACCTCAAGCGCTGACCAACACGCTAAAGTCATCCTGACCCACCGCACCAAAGTCGCGTCGGGTATTCCCGCCATTCTGAACTCGGCCAAGCACGTCTACGGCGAAGTCGGGGTTGTGGAAGGCACCAAACTGATGACGCAGATCAACCAGTTCGACGGGTTCGATTGCCCGGGATGCGCCTGGCCCGACCCGGACGACCACCGCTCGGTGGTAGAATTCTGCGAGAACGGGGCCAAGGCCGTCGCCGAAGAGGCCACCACCACGCGTGTCGATCCGGCGTTTTTCCGGCACCATTCGGTAGCCGAACTGGCGACGTGGTCGGATTACGAGATCGGGAAAAGCGGCCGCATTACCGAGCCGATGGTTTTGCGCGAAGGCGCGACCCACTATGAATCCATTGCCTGGGCCGACGCCTTCCGGCTGATGGCCGAGCACCTCAACCGCCTTGCCTCGCCCGACGAAGCGATCTTTTACACCTCGGGACGGACCTCGAACGAGGCGGCGTTTCTCTACCAGTTGTTCGTGCGGCAGTTCGGCACCAACAACCTGCCCGACTGCTCCAACATGTGCCACGAATCCACCAGCTTCGGGCTGGCCGAAACGGTGGGCATCGGCAAAGGCTCCGTGAAGCTGGAAGACTTTTACGAGGCCGAGGTGATCATGATCATGGGGCAGAACCCCGGCACCAACCATCCGCGCATGCTGACCGCGCTGCAAATCGCCAAGCGCAACGGCTGTCGCATCATCGCGGTCAACCCGCTCCCCGAAACGGGGCTGCTGGCCTTCAAACACCCGCAACATCCGTGGGAATCGCTCGGGCCGGGTACCACGCTGACCGATATTTTCCTGCAAGTGCGCGTCAACGGCGATGTAGCACTACTGAAAGCCCTGATGAAACTGCTGCTGGTGCGGGAAGCGGCGGCCCCCGGCACCGTGCTGGACCACGCCTTTATCCGGGAAAAGACGCAGGGCTACGACGCGCTGGTGGCCGACCTGGACCGCTACGACCTCGACGCTCTGATTGCACAGACTAGCATTCCGCGTGAGAAAATTGAGGAAGCGGCCGACCTGCTGGCCCACAGGCAGAAGATTATCATCTGCTGGGCGATGGGCGTCACCCAACACCGCAACGGCGTCGACAACGTGCGCGAAATTGTTAATCTGCTGTTGATGAAAGGCAGCATCGGCAAACCGGGCGCGGGCACCTGCCCGGTGCGCGGCCACAGCAACGTGCAAGGCGACCGTACGGTGGGCATTTGGGAGAAACTTAAGCCGGAGTTCGGTCAGAAACTGAAGGAGGTGTTCGGGTTCGATCCTCCGGCCGAGAACGGCTACGACGTGGTGAACTCGATCCAGGCCATGGCCGAAGGCAAAGCCAAATTCTTCATGGGCATGGGCGGCAACTTCCTTTCCGCTACCCCCGACACGGACTACACCGCCAGGGCATTGGAACAATGCGATATGACCGTGCACGTCTCGACGAAGCTCAACCGCAGCCACCTCGTGCACGGCAAAACGGCGCTGATTCTGCCTTGTCTGGGCCGGACGGAGCGCGACCGGCAGGCGAGCGGCAAGCAATTCCTGACGGTCGAGAACTCAACAGGCGTGGTGCACCAGACGCAGGGCGGCAAAGATCCGATTTCGGAGCATTTGCTGAGCGAACCGAAAATCGTGGCCGAACTGGCCAAAGCTACCCTCGGCGCGCGTACCACCGTCGACTGGGATGCGATGACGGTGAACTACGACCGCATTCGCGACGCGATTGAGCAGACCGTGCCCGGCTTCGACGACTACAACCGGCGCGTGCGGCAACCGGGCGGCTTTTACCTGCCCAACGGTGCGCGGGAACAGGAGTTTAAAACCACGAGCGGGAAGGCGCTGTTTACGATCAATGCCCTGGCGGAACATCACCTGCAAGCGGACGAGTTTCTGATGATGACCATCCGCAGCCACGACCAGTACAACACCACCATTTACGGCCTGCACGACCGCTACCGGGGCATTCACTACGACCGGCGGGTGGTACTGATGCACGAAGACGATATGACCGAACTGGGGTTGCAGAAAGAAGACCGCATCGATCTGTTCAGCCACTACGACGGCGTGGAGCGGGCAGCGCGCAGCTTTCTGGTAGTTCCTTACCCCATTCCGCGGCGGTGCGTGGCGACCTACTTCCCCGAGGCCAATGTGCTGGTGCCCCATACGCGGTCGGCGCGGCACAGCAATCAGCCCGTCTCCAAGTCGGTGGTGATTACCCTTCAGCCCTCTTCCGAAAAGGCAGAGGCGTAG
- the fdhD gene encoding formate dehydrogenase accessory sulfurtransferase FdhD — MTTSVHPTPILRIGTHPSEEVDLLAVEEPLEIRLGHGPWEDRQQHRLSVTMRTPGHDFELALGFLFAEDIIQTYDQVHSLRYCTQVQHPEERDNVVRVELAPSVVLDLARLQRHFYTSSSCGVCGKASIEALAVACPRPLPTDFSVAEEAIHRAPALLRRAQLVFEHTGGLHAAGLFDSAGTLLRWREDVGRHNALDKLIGSYVAENQQPLRTSFVLLSGRVSFELVQKAIRAGIPLVAAVGAPSSLAVALARQYGLTLLGFVRDQRFNVYTGEARVVLRETVA, encoded by the coding sequence ATGACAACGAGCGTACACCCTACTCCCATTCTTCGCATTGGCACCCACCCGTCGGAAGAAGTCGATCTGCTGGCGGTAGAAGAGCCGCTGGAAATCCGCCTCGGCCACGGTCCCTGGGAAGACCGGCAACAGCACCGCCTTTCGGTTACGATGCGCACCCCCGGCCACGATTTTGAACTGGCCCTCGGCTTTCTGTTCGCGGAAGACATCATTCAGACGTACGATCAGGTACACAGCCTCCGGTACTGCACACAGGTACAACACCCCGAAGAGCGCGACAACGTGGTGCGGGTCGAACTGGCTCCGTCGGTCGTGCTCGACCTGGCGCGACTCCAACGGCATTTTTACACCTCATCCAGCTGCGGCGTGTGCGGCAAGGCGTCGATCGAAGCGCTGGCCGTCGCGTGCCCGCGCCCCCTCCCGACCGATTTTTCCGTCGCCGAAGAGGCCATCCACCGGGCACCGGCGCTCCTCCGCCGAGCCCAACTGGTCTTTGAACACACCGGCGGCCTGCACGCGGCGGGGCTGTTCGACAGTGCGGGAACGCTGCTGCGCTGGCGTGAGGACGTCGGGCGTCACAACGCGCTCGATAAACTGATCGGCAGCTACGTCGCTGAAAATCAACAGCCTCTGCGTACTTCGTTCGTGCTGCTCAGCGGTCGCGTTAGTTTCGAACTGGTGCAAAAGGCCATCCGGGCGGGCATTCCTCTGGTGGCGGCGGTGGGTGCTCCGTCGAGCCTGGCCGTGGCACTGGCGCGGCAGTACGGCCTTACGTTGCTCGGCTTTGTGCGCGACCAGCGGTTTAACGTATACACTGGCGAAGCGCGTGTAGTGCTGCGAGAAACGGTTGCATGA